A region from the Lolium perenne isolate Kyuss_39 chromosome 4, Kyuss_2.0, whole genome shotgun sequence genome encodes:
- the LOC127292396 gene encoding U3 small nucleolar RNA-associated protein 18 homolog, translated as MSLISQNAVQKRRLEKTGAEDDIDEGTGSPVALDAEVGKKARSHHAGKRNKEKELKARQSQEAEEMKQLENSLFGAIYAPPQFGTEAGAPLPAQGQDGPLFFMDRSAGDDLPVYEEDLGSDDEMVDKGRKPAWVDDEEDRTEVDIVKVARLRKLRKEADERVISGREYEARLRGQHAKLNPFTGWADMDRKAPLPDAESDEEEGGVDNTLRSNDELVVKGTAKLLPGMLDFSRLVNANAQDPSSGPINSVQFHRNGQLMLVAGLDKHLRFFQIDGKRNPKIQSIFIDDCPVHKASFLPDGSEVILSGRRKFFYSFDLVKAAVSKIGPLTGREEKSLESFEISPDSKTIAFVGNEGYILLVSTKTKQLIGTLKMNGNVRSLAFADGGNQLLSSGGDGHVYHWDLRTRKCMHKATDEGSLTGLSLCTSPDSSYFATGSSSGIVNVYKRDEFLGGKRKPLKTIENLTTDIGQMKFNHDAQILAICSGKERNGMRLVHVPSFTVYQNWPGPRFSLQYPRCLDFSPGSGFLSVGHAGGKVLLYKLHHYQNA; from the coding sequence ATGAGCTTGATATCCCAGAACGCGGTCCAGAAGCGCCGCCTGGAGAAAACCGGAGCCGAGGATGACATCGACGAGGGCACAGGTTCCCCCGTTGCCCTGGATGCAGAGGTTGGGAAGAAAGCCAGGTCACACCATGCCGGGAAGAGAAACAAGGAAAAAGAGCTGAAGGCAAGGCAGAGCCAGGAGGCGGAGGAGATGAAGCAGCTGGAGAATTCGCTGTTCGGCGCCATCTACGCCCCGCCGCAGTTCGGCACCGAGGCTGGCGCTCCCTTGCCGGCCCAGGGCCAGGACGGTCCTCTGTTCTTCATGGACCGCTCTGCCGGCGACGACCTGCCTGTTTACGAGGAGGACCTGggcagcgacgatgagatggtcGATAAGGGGAGGAAGCCCGCGTGGGTGGATGACGAGGAGGACAGGACCGAGGTGGACATCGTGAAGGTTGCGAGGCTGAGGAAGCTGAGGAAGGAGGCTGACGAGCGTGTGATCTCGGGCAGGGAGTACGAGGCTAGGTTGCGCGGCCAGCACGCCAAGCTGAACCCCTTCACCGGCTGGGCAGATATGGACCGCAAAGCTCCTCTCCCTGATGCTGAATCCGATGAGGAGGAGGGTGGAGTCGACAATACTCTTCGGAGCAACGACGAGCTTGTTGTCAAGGGTACTGCTAAGCTCCTGCCTGGCATGCTGGACTTCTCAAGGCTTGTTAATGCTAATGCGCAGGATCCATCCAGTGGTCCTATCAATTCGGTTCAGTTCCATAGAAATGGACAGCTCATGCTTGTTGCTGGTCTGGACAAGCATCTGAGGTTTTTCCAGATTGACGGCAAGAGGAACCCCAAGATCCAGAGCATTTTTATCGATGATTGCCCAGTTCACAAGGCTTCCTTTCTACCTGATGGCTCCGAGGTGATCCTTTCTGGCAGGAGGAAGTTCTTCTACTCGTTTGATCTGGTGAAAGCTGCTGTCAGTAAGATTGGACCCTTGACTGGGCGTGAGGAGAAAAGCCTGGAAAGCTTTGAGATATCGCCTGATTCGAAAACCATTGCGTTTGTTGGTAACGAGGGGTACATTCTTTTGGTATCTACCAAAACAAAGCAGCTCATTGGAACCCTCAAGATGAATGGGAATGTGCGTTCATTGGCTTTCGCGGATGGTGGGAACCAGCTGCTGAGCAGTGGTGGGGATGGCCATGTTTACCACTGGGATCTTAGAACAAGGAAGTGCATGCACAAGGCTACTGATGAGGGTTCCCTGACAGGCCTTTCTCTCTGCACCTCTCCGGACAGCTCCTATTTCGCTACTGGTTCCAGCAGCGGCATCGTGAATGTGTACAAGAGGGACGAGTTCCTTGGAGGGAAGCGCAAGCCACTGAAGACGATTGAAAACCTCACGACCGACATCGGTCAAATGAAGTTCAACCACGACGCCCAGATTCTGGCAATATGCTCGGGGAAGGAGAGGAACGGCATGAGGCTCGTGCACGTTCCGTCCTTCACCGTGTACCAGAACTGGCCAGGGCCTCGGTTCAGCCTTCAGTATCCTAGGTGCCTGGACTTCAGCCCCGGGAGTGGGTTCCTCTCCGTTGGACATGCCGGCGGAAAAGTTTTGCTCTACAAGCTGCACCACTATCAGAACGCCTAG